One genomic window of Pseudomonadota bacterium includes the following:
- a CDS encoding carboxylate-amine ligase, with protein PQTGELHSHVLQMMEEGRRSLGDRIKPEMHQAVIEIGTDICANVKAAREDLLNARKTVHTVARNAGLAMVAAATHPFSDWRMQDITEAERYRVIVEDLQDIARGNLIFGLHVHVGITDRDLAIDIMNAARYFLPHMLALSTNSPFWLGRKTGFKSTRTTIFKRFPRTGIPDYFGSYGEFQSYINLLVQTKCIDNGRKIWWDVRPHPNFDTLEFRICDIPTRVDDTIALAALCQAVVAKLCRLQERNLGFRLYRRALLEENKWRAARYGIDGKLIDFGKKEETTVHHLVEEILEFVDEVVDELGSRKEIEHLRQICQRGTGADEQLKVFEETNDLRKVVDFLIETTLDGVV; from the coding sequence CCCTCAGACGGGCGAGCTGCACTCGCACGTTCTCCAGATGATGGAAGAGGGGCGTCGATCGCTCGGTGATCGCATCAAGCCTGAGATGCATCAGGCGGTCATCGAGATCGGCACCGATATCTGCGCCAACGTCAAGGCGGCGCGGGAAGACCTGCTCAACGCGCGCAAGACGGTTCACACCGTCGCGCGCAACGCAGGGCTTGCGATGGTGGCGGCTGCGACCCACCCCTTCTCCGACTGGCGCATGCAAGACATCACCGAGGCCGAGCGCTACCGTGTGATCGTCGAAGACCTTCAAGACATCGCGCGCGGCAACCTCATCTTCGGCCTGCACGTGCACGTGGGCATCACCGACCGCGACCTCGCCATCGACATCATGAACGCGGCGCGCTACTTCCTGCCGCACATGCTTGCCCTGTCGACCAACTCCCCGTTCTGGCTGGGTCGCAAGACGGGCTTCAAGTCGACGCGCACCACCATCTTCAAGCGCTTCCCACGCACCGGCATCCCGGACTACTTCGGGTCGTACGGCGAGTTCCAGTCGTACATCAACCTCCTGGTGCAGACCAAGTGCATCGACAACGGCCGCAAGATCTGGTGGGACGTGCGGCCCCATCCGAACTTCGACACCCTCGAGTTCCGCATCTGCGACATCCCGACCCGCGTTGACGATACAATCGCCCTTGCGGCCCTCTGTCAGGCCGTCGTCGCCAAGCTGTGCCGCCTGCAGGAGCGCAACCTTGGCTTCCGGCTCTATCGCCGAGCCCTTCTCGAAGAGAACAAGTGGCGCGCGGCGCGCTACGGCATCGACGGCAAGCTCATCGATTTCGGCAAGAAGGAAGAGACCACGGTGCACCACCTGGTCGAGGAGATCCTCGAGTTCGTTGACGAGGTGGTCGACGAGCTCGGCAGCCGCAAGGAGATCGAGCATCTGCGCCAGATCTGCCAGCGCGGCACCGGTGCTGACGAGCAGCTGAAGGTTTTCGAGGAGACCAACGATCTGCGCAAGGTGGTCGACTTCCTCATCGAGACCACGCTCGACGGAGTGGTCTGA